In Paraglaciecola sp. T6c, the sequence AACGCTATATTCTTTCATTTTGTCTTTATTTTTTGTGCTTTAACGTCACTTTCACCCTCATTTACACTGCAACAGTCCACTATTGTCTAATAGCACTTACGGCCCATCCTTCGTAAAGTTTTACCTTGGCCAAAATAGTAATCATTACTAATGGCAAACACTGTAGTGCGCAGGGTGCACTACAAAACACAAAGCGAACACAAGTCGTCGTTCGCTCGAAATAGATAAAAGGGATGTTCCATGGACTCATTCGAAAATCAGTTGCAAACTTTCTACGATAAAGCGATCACGCTTGGCACCGAGTACGGCGGCCAACTTATATTAGCCATCGTTGTTTTAGTGGTTGGCCTGTGGGTAATAGGTAAAGTCAGTAATGCCGTTAGGCGCCACGCAGTTAAAGGGCTACCTGATGAAACTCTCGCCCAATTTTTGACTAATATATTTGAGGTCGTTCTCAAAGTACTTCTTGTCATTAGTGTGGCATCAATGGTGGGTATCGAAACCACTTCATTTGTGGCGATATTGGGTGCCGCAGGTTTGGCAGTCGGCTTCGCTCTGCAAGGCAGTTTATCTAACTTCGCAGGCGGCGTGATGATCCTCATCTTCCGTCCTTTCAAAGTAGCGGATTATGTTGGTGCGCAGGACGTTGAAGGGGTTATTTTAGATATCGGTATTTTTGTTACCACATTTGAAACGTTTGATAAGCGCATCATCATTGTACCAAACGGGCCTTTAGCCAATGGCAATATTACTAATTACACCGCTAGCAGCATAAGAGCAGTGGAAATATCTATCGGTATCTCATATTCAGATGATATCGCCAAAGGTAAAGAAGCGATGGAACAAGCCATCATGAACGACCCCCGCGTTCTCAAAGAAGAAGGCAATGTGGTCGCTGTGGTCGACTTAGGATCGAGTTCGGTTGACTTCTTAGTGCGTGCATTCGTTAAAACGGATGACTACTGGTCACTGTTTTTTGATATACGCCCGATGCTTAAATCTGCTGTAGAAGAAGTGGGCTTAACCATTCCATTCCCTCAGCGAGATGTGCATATCATTCAAGAAAACAGTTAACAGGTATTATTAGCTAAAAAGTTAGACTGGATGCTGAACAAAAACAGCACGTAAAAAAGGGTTACACATTTGTGTAACCCTTTTTTTTTTGCTAAATAAAAAGGCCGCTAACGCCCTAGAAAGAAGGCGTAGCGACAACACACAAAACTATTTTGAAGGTAACATTGAAAGCAACATTGAAAATAACATTGAAAGTAATGTTGCTAACCGCAAATTAGGCAACCGCTTGTTCCAGTATTGCGCGACTTTCAGTCAGCGTAATTGCTTGGTTTTCGCCTAACGCTTTCATACCGTGAGCTTCAAGTTGTGACACAACAGCATCTACTGCCTGTGCTTTGTCACCATTATGCTCGGTCAGTTGAGTAGCCACGTCCAAGTTATGATAGAAGGCTTCGATAGCTGAAATGGTGCGTTCTGCTAGATCATCTGATTCAGTCAGACCAAACACATTTCTACCCATTTGCTCTAATTTCGCTTTTTTCGCACCCAATTGGTTACGCAATAATGATGGCTGAACAATGGCCAATGAACGAGCGTGATCTACGCCGTACAAAGCGGTCAACTCATGACCAATCATGTGTGTAGCCCAATCTTGAGCGACACCAGAGCCAATTAAACCGTTCAATGCTTGATTAGCTGACCACATTAAATTGGCACGCCATGCATCGTCCTGTTTATCAAAATTATCGCCCAGAGTTTTCAAGGCTTTAAGCAATGCTTCAGCGTAGCCATCTTGTACCAGCGCTCCCGCATTGAAGGTCAGATATTGCTCACAAGTATGAACCCATGCATCGACTAAACCATTAACTAACTGGCGCTGAGGTAATGTTTTCATTACGTCTGGGTCCATTACCGCGAATTTTGGTTGAACTGCAGGTGCCATAAACGCAAGCTTCTCTTGGGTGGCAGCTTTACTGACAACCGAGCCTGAATTTGACTCAGACCCAGTAGCAGGCAAAGTCAGCACTGCACCTAAGGGTAACGCTGAGGTGACTTTATGCTTTCCTTGAAGAATATCCCAACCTTCGCCGTCATAAATTGCAGCCGCTGCGATATATTTAACTCCATCAATAACAGAGCCACCACCAACGCCGAGTACGAAATCAACGTTCTGTTCTTTAGCGATTGCAACGGCTTTATCAAGCACTTCAATTGTCGGGTTAGCACCCACTCCTGAAAACTCTAGCCAATCGTGCTCCTCAAGGGCTGCAACAACCTGATCGTATACGCCATTGTTTTTAATTGAGCCGCCACCATATACCACCAGCACTTTTTGCGCTTTTGGGATAAGTGCACCCAAAGACGCAATTTGTCCTTGACCGAATTGAATTTTTGTTGGGTTTACATAACTAAATTTCATCGTATTTTCCTCATCTTTGTGATTAATTTGGCTAACGTTCTTAGCCAATATCGGTGGCTCTCTCACCAGACAGTAAATGTATAATATAGACAGAACATCCAGTATAAAAGAGCAAATAACGCCAAAAGCTTGCCTAAAACTATCAAGTGGTATAATTTAAACTCTTAACGAGTTTAGAGAGAAAAATATGGGCATTTTGGTCGATGCGATCCACGTTTTCGCGGAAAAAGCCGGATTACTCAACCTTGAGGGGCACGTTGAAACAGCACTGTCTGGAGTGCGTTTCTTTCGCGCGAGTAAGGGGAGTCCGAGGCAACCACTGGTTTATCAGTCTGGCATTATCATAGTGGTGCAAGGTAGAAAGGTGATCCATTTTCCAGATCACCACATTCAATATGGTGCGGGCGACTACCTAGTACTCGGGGTGCCAATGCCATTGGAATGTGAAGCCTTTGTGGACAATGGTCTGCCTATCATGGGGTTGTCTATAGATGTTAAGCCCGCGTTATTACATCAACTAGTTAATCATATGCAGCAGCACCAACGATATACCCAAAGCGAGCCATGTAGCCAAATAAGTTGCGCCCAAGCGGCTAAAGTAGACGCGCCCTTGGAGCACACAATTCAGCGCTTACTAGCGGTACTGGCAAATCCTGTTGAAACTGATATTTTTGGGGCAGATGTGGTCAAGGAATTGGTATACAGAGTGTTATGTGGTCCACAAGGAAAGACCCTATTTGGTCTCGCTCAGCACGATGGCCACTACGCAAGAGTCGCAAGGGCGCTAGCGTCTTTACACGCTAATTACGCCAGTCCTATAACGGTAGAAACCCTAGCTGATGACGTCAACATGAGTGTATCGGCCTTTCACCGAGCGTTTAAGCAAGTGACGTTTGAGTCACCTTTGCAATATTTAAAGAAAGTGCGTTTAGTCAAAGCAAAAGATTTGATCACAGCCAATGGCAGTCGCGCTAACGAAGCGGCATTTCAAGTCGGTTACACCAGCGCATCTCAGTTTAGCCGCGAATTCAAACGCCATTTTAATCAGTCACCAAGTGAAGTATCAATGAGTGCCTAATGCAGCTGTATGGTAAACATTGACCCTAATGCTCGGCTCTGGGCACGATGCTTGCCTAGCAGAACTATCAAGTAACAGCCAATTTACTCGGTGAGCCAAGCCTACAGGGTGCCCCTGCGTCATATCAAAACAATCAGTGGGTGTCTGTGCATCAAGCAAAATGAGTCCATTTGGGTGAGATTTTTGCCAGCGCCACGCTGCCTGTACTTGAAGTTCAGTTGGCATGTGATAGCCAAAATGAGTCACATTATAGGGTGAAAAAAGAATAAATTGCTCGGAGAAATTCACTAGCGCCAGAGGTCTACTTTTAGGTGCCAACAACTCCATTTTCGCAAAAACATTTTTGGGCGTTTTAACGTCATTCAAGAGCGTATATCCCCATGTAGAATAACCCATCCATAGCACAGGTATAAACAGCAACCAACTGCACGATAGACTCACCCGATACTTCCTTACCATCAACAGAAAAGCGCATATCAGTACGCCTACTATGCCCATGGTGAGCAAAAAACCCCAAGGCTCAATTGAGTGTTTAATGCTGAGTTTGCTGGTAAATGTTGTATCAAAAAGTCCTGCTAAACCAAAGGTTAATAGCGCCAGTGACAATAACAAAACAACCGAATAAACAAGACCATTTACGATTTTACTGCGCATAATCTGGGGTAAGTATGGCGCAGTGATTAACGCGAGCATAGGCAAGGCAGGCAAGATGTACACGCCACGTTTGCCTGGACTTATACTGAAAAAAATCAATAACAACACGACCCAACCCAGTATCAAAGTAATCCGCCAGTCCCCCTCTTTTATCGCCCTCACCCAAGGCGTGATAAGCCATGGAAAAAAGAGACATAAAGGTAACCAAAAAACTGGGATAACATTGGTTAGGTAATACCAAAATGGCTTTAAATGGTGCCAAGAATCCGCGTAGCGGGTAACCGTTTGCTTGAATAGAATATTGTCTCGATAGGCATCGAAAAGCGGGTTCTGTTGAACATCTACCCAATAAAGCATGGGTAAGACCCATAGCCCGATGCACCCTAACATCACCACAGGCCCTAGCAGCCAATGCCATGTCAATCCCCTTACAGGGCTTGACCTATATGTTTGCTGACTAAACCGAAGCGCGGTAAATGGTATCAGCATGAGCAGTGGTAGAAATCCTACCCCCTTAGTAATAATCCCCAAGCCCATAAAGCACCACGCTAGAAAATACCAAGACCAGCGACCGTTGAGCAGCAAAAAACGTAATAAACCATAACACCCCATGGTAATAAAGCAGCAAACCAAAGCATCAATTTGAGCTGTTTTCGCTTGTAGGGTGAATTGCAATGTAGCAAGCAACAACAAACCTGCATACCAACCAATTTGCTCAGACCACAGCCTGCGACCAATATCGTAGGTCAGTAAAACCGTCACTATCCCAGCGATCGCACTGGGTAAAAGGAAAGCCAGTTTCACCGAGCCTAACAGCGCGTAAAATAGGGCGATACACCACATGAATATCGGTGGTTTGTCTGGGTAAAGCTCACCGCCACGCATGGGGAAAAACCATTGACCTGAGTCGACCATCTCTTTGGCTATTAACGCAAAGCGTGGTTCATCCGCAGGCCAGGGATCTCGCAAACCCAAGCCGACTAGGATCAAAGAACAGGAAATGGTCAGTAACCAAATAAGATTAAAAGTACGGTCCTGACCTGAAATGAAATTCTGCCGGCTAAATAACCTAGGGAAAGCACTTATCATACGGTTAATCTCTCAGCGAATAGCTTAAGCACGAACCGGCTCACTATCCGGTGAAGCCGCTTTTACTTGAATAAGTTTTGAGTGCTTGTATTGCTTATACAAACGCACACTTAACGCAGTTGATATGCAAAATAGCAGCACACTCAAGCCGATTTTCCAGATAGACAACACCACTATGCCCTTGCCCATTAAGGCGAAAATAGCCATTTGCGGAATATAACCAATTGCCGAGCCCATTAGAAAGTGACGTGCTTTTACGTCAGTCACACCAGCGAGTATATTCGTTAATAGATTATTGCCTGCGGGTAACAGCCTAATGACGATGGTTTTGGCCATTGGTTTGTCTTTTAAGAAATCGTTTACGCGAAAAATCTGCTGTGCATAACGGCGTTTGATAAACGGCCTAAGTAAAAAGCGAGAGATAAAAAAACACAGCGTGCAGCCAATTACTGCGCCCGCAACGGATAACAGTGTGCCTTGCATGAAGCCAAAAGCGTAGCCGCCTAAAAATGCCATCACTTGACGGGGGCAACCAATCGCCATTGCACCAGCGCTGAAAATGATGAAATACCCCACACCTAATGCGCCATTGTTACGAATGGCTGAGTCAATCCATTGTCGATTAAAGCTGTCAAACAAGGGCAAGGTGCTGATTAGGCCGCCTAAAGTGGCGCAAACTAGTAGAAACAGTAATCCTTTTTGCAGTGCTTTCGAAGCAAACAGTGAGTATATTTTTTGGTACATCAACTAATCCAAATATTCTGGTACTTTGACCCTACGTTGTAGCCATAGTACTCCAAAGATATCGACGATCCCCACTTGAAGACGTCCCAGCATATTGTACTTCGATTCTCCGGCTTGACGGTCTCGATGATTTACTTCAATCACAATCACTTGGCCATGTATTCTTTTCACCAAGGCCGGAATATAGCGGTGCATA encodes:
- a CDS encoding TVP38/TMEM64 family protein, coding for MYQKIYSLFASKALQKGLLFLLVCATLGGLISTLPLFDSFNRQWIDSAIRNNGALGVGYFIIFSAGAMAIGCPRQVMAFLGGYAFGFMQGTLLSVAGAVIGCTLCFFISRFLLRPFIKRRYAQQIFRVNDFLKDKPMAKTIVIRLLPAGNNLLTNILAGVTDVKARHFLMGSAIGYIPQMAIFALMGKGIVVLSIWKIGLSVLLFCISTALSVRLYKQYKHSKLIQVKAASPDSEPVRA
- a CDS encoding AraC family transcriptional regulator gives rise to the protein MGILVDAIHVFAEKAGLLNLEGHVETALSGVRFFRASKGSPRQPLVYQSGIIIVVQGRKVIHFPDHHIQYGAGDYLVLGVPMPLECEAFVDNGLPIMGLSIDVKPALLHQLVNHMQQHQRYTQSEPCSQISCAQAAKVDAPLEHTIQRLLAVLANPVETDIFGADVVKELVYRVLCGPQGKTLFGLAQHDGHYARVARALASLHANYASPITVETLADDVNMSVSAFHRAFKQVTFESPLQYLKKVRLVKAKDLITANGSRANEAAFQVGYTSASQFSREFKRHFNQSPSEVSMSA
- a CDS encoding ArnT family glycosyltransferase is translated as MISAFPRLFSRQNFISGQDRTFNLIWLLTISCSLILVGLGLRDPWPADEPRFALIAKEMVDSGQWFFPMRGGELYPDKPPIFMWCIALFYALLGSVKLAFLLPSAIAGIVTVLLTYDIGRRLWSEQIGWYAGLLLLATLQFTLQAKTAQIDALVCCFITMGCYGLLRFLLLNGRWSWYFLAWCFMGLGIITKGVGFLPLLMLIPFTALRFSQQTYRSSPVRGLTWHWLLGPVVMLGCIGLWVLPMLYWVDVQQNPLFDAYRDNILFKQTVTRYADSWHHLKPFWYYLTNVIPVFWLPLCLFFPWLITPWVRAIKEGDWRITLILGWVVLLLIFFSISPGKRGVYILPALPMLALITAPYLPQIMRSKIVNGLVYSVVLLLSLALLTFGLAGLFDTTFTSKLSIKHSIEPWGFLLTMGIVGVLICAFLLMVRKYRVSLSCSWLLFIPVLWMGYSTWGYTLLNDVKTPKNVFAKMELLAPKSRPLALVNFSEQFILFSPYNVTHFGYHMPTELQVQAAWRWQKSHPNGLILLDAQTPTDCFDMTQGHPVGLAHRVNWLLLDSSARQASCPEPSIRVNVYHTAALGTH
- a CDS encoding mechanosensitive ion channel family protein, which produces MDSFENQLQTFYDKAITLGTEYGGQLILAIVVLVVGLWVIGKVSNAVRRHAVKGLPDETLAQFLTNIFEVVLKVLLVISVASMVGIETTSFVAILGAAGLAVGFALQGSLSNFAGGVMILIFRPFKVADYVGAQDVEGVILDIGIFVTTFETFDKRIIIVPNGPLANGNITNYTASSIRAVEISIGISYSDDIAKGKEAMEQAIMNDPRVLKEEGNVVAVVDLGSSSVDFLVRAFVKTDDYWSLFFDIRPMLKSAVEEVGLTIPFPQRDVHIIQENS
- a CDS encoding iron-containing alcohol dehydrogenase, which translates into the protein MKFSYVNPTKIQFGQGQIASLGALIPKAQKVLVVYGGGSIKNNGVYDQVVAALEEHDWLEFSGVGANPTIEVLDKAVAIAKEQNVDFVLGVGGGSVIDGVKYIAAAAIYDGEGWDILQGKHKVTSALPLGAVLTLPATGSESNSGSVVSKAATQEKLAFMAPAVQPKFAVMDPDVMKTLPQRQLVNGLVDAWVHTCEQYLTFNAGALVQDGYAEALLKALKTLGDNFDKQDDAWRANLMWSANQALNGLIGSGVAQDWATHMIGHELTALYGVDHARSLAIVQPSLLRNQLGAKKAKLEQMGRNVFGLTESDDLAERTISAIEAFYHNLDVATQLTEHNGDKAQAVDAVVSQLEAHGMKALGENQAITLTESRAILEQAVA